The Proteus terrae subsp. cibarius genome contains the following window.
TTAAAATAAAGAGAATAAATAAAATAATAAGTAGCTTACGTCGCTCAACTTTGCTTGTCATTATCATTAAAGGCAAAGACATCAAAGCAACAACCCAAGCATATATTGTGATCATTAAACCTGTTTGAGCCGGAAGCATGCCGAAGCTGTCAGAAATATCACTTAACAGTGCAACCGGAACAAATTCTGTTGTATTAAAAACGAAAGCCGCAAATGATAATATTATTACTCTGATCCACGCTGTTTGACGGCTAACTTCATTTACATTTGATGTTGCGATATTCATAATTAATTGATGCTTTCTTAAATTATATTGATATATATGCCATGCTTTTTACAGAAGCTTTTGTCTGATTTACTTTTCTTACTTGAGCTAAAATGTATTTATTATATTGAAAATAAAAAAATAACATAAAGATAAAAATGTATTTTGTTAAAAACAAAAAATAAACTAACTTATCACTAAATCTCATTGCTAAAGCGAATCAGCTATCAATTTTAGCATCTCATATCATGATTTTAAATCCCCTTCGCAACTTCTTTTTAACGTTAACATAATCTTCTAATAGAGAGATTGTAGATATAAATGACCTATCACTATTTTATGTTGAAGAATAAAAACATGCTCTTTTCAAGAAAAATATATCGAATATTCATTGAATTAAGTTAAGAGATATTAATTTAACAGTCCGAAATAATCTTACTGCTGGACAAAAGATAAATAAAAATAGAAAGGATATTGAGATTACTGACTCAAATCATTAATAACTTGAAGTGCCTGTTCGCAAGCAATATTTTTCGTAGATGATGTTGAACCATCAAAAGCATTTTTGATAGTTGAAATTTGTTCTTTTGCGGGTCGTGGTAACGTTAAATTTCCATTAGAAAGTGCTTTTTCTACATCATTTAGCTTTTCAGCTAACTGCTGACAACTTCCATTGTTATTTTTAGATTGGTAAATAGCCATAAGCGTATCGCGCTTTGCATCTACGCTAGAAAGAGTTTCACGTATGGTAGATGACGAACTTTCAATCACTTCGCGGTTTTCATTCCAAAACTCAGTAGTATTTTCTTTAATGACAGACACAATTAAAATAGCAACAAGAATAGCCAGCATAATAGTCAGCGACAATATTCCTCCCGCAATAATAAGTATCTGTTTCATATTAAACTCCACATAAAAATTATTTTTTTAATATTTCTTTTTTAATATATATAGTCAAAATAAATAGGATTCAATCTGGATTACGATTCTTTTTATTTTTTACATTTTATTACGGAGGTATACAGTTCTATTTATTCTTATTTATAAAAGAAAACGAGCACCTAGTTTGACTTAGGTGCCACTAATTAATATATAAATTTTTCTTGATAACATTACTTTTTAGAACAACATGCAATATAATTTAAAACATGTCGATTCTCTCTAAAAAAACGGAACATTGATAAAAATCGTGATCTATTTTTCTTATTTATCAACCCATTCTTAATTATTTTTGCAGTCCTAAATAAGCCTTCATCACGAATTAAACCAATAGGTGACATTAAACTCATATTACCTGATTTTATTTTTACTTCTGAAAAACCAACATTAATAAATAAATCGTGCCACTCTTGCTGAAACATAGGTGCTACATTTGATTTCACTATATCGATTAATTTTTTTCTATTAACATCATCATTTTTCTTCATAATATCGTGAGTTAATAATAAGCCACCAGGTTTTAAAACCCGGTAATACTCTTTTACTAGTTTTGTTTTGGCTTTATCTGCATACATTGTCAGCATCGCTTCATTTATCACAATATCAAAAGTATTATCAGGAAAAGGCAAAGATAACGCATTAGCTTTTGTTAATTGGATCAAATGTGATAATTGAGCGCTATCGACATTTTTTTGCGCTTGAGACAAAGCATTATCATCCATGTCGATAGCAATAATATGACAACCGTATTTCTTGGCAATCTCGATTGAAGTTGTCGCCATATTACAAGCAATCTCAAGAACATGGCTTGATGATGTAAAATGTGCATTATTAATTAACCAATCAGATGCCTCTACACCACCCGGTCTTAAACGTGTTTTCCCTAAACTCGCTAAAAAGGTATGCCCTGCTTTTGACGGTTCTTGAGACATATATTGCGTTGTAGTTTGATTATCCATATAGACACCTTAAAGTTGCATTATTTATACAACTTTATAGTAAAATAGATTTAATGGGAATAGTTATCATTAATTTTCTTTTTTATAAAGAAATTCCGAATATGCAAAGAGGTATAAAGTTAGATATTGATATATACCCATTGAAATAAAGTAGGTAAAAAGACTATTTTTGTAATTACGTCATTAAAGGTAAAGAATATTAAACTTTGAATAACAACATTGACCTTCCCCTAGGGGGAATCTTTAGAGTGATAACAATTTCACGATAAATTAAAGGAAACTGTTATGAAAAAGTTTTTACCTGCCGCAGTTATTTTAATGAGTGCTATCTCTTTTGGTGCAATGGCAAACAATACACATATGAACATGGATGCATCACATAATAGCTCTCCAATGCAAAAAGAGCTTAATGAATCTATGAATAAAATGCATGCTGATATGGCAAAAGGAATGAATACTGATAATGCAGATGTTGCTTTTGCTGATGGCATGATAGCCCACCATTTAGGCGCTATTGATATGGCTAAAATTGAGTTGAAATATGGTACTGATCCTGAAATGCGTAAACTAGCTCAAGCTATTATTGATGCGCAAGGCCCTGAAATAGAACAAATGCAAAAATGGTTAGAAAAAAATAAAACCAATAAATAAGAATTTTATAAGGCTGTGATTTATTAGGCACAGCCTGTTTTATTTTTAATATTTCCTTTCCTAATTTCTTATTAAAGTAAATCAAATAATTTTCTAATACTCATCTCATATATTATAATATTACGACTACCATAATATTAATCGCTTTATCACGTATGGGGTCCATATGAATAATTTAAAAAACATGGCGTTATTAACTCAAAAGCTAGCCATGCAGATTAAAAAATGGACTCATGATACTAATCAATTTGAAACCCCCATTCCAGGATTAACACTAACACACTGGACTTCTCCTACACCAATTACCAGCCATACTCATAAATCAGGGATCTGTTTAATTGCCCAGGGCGAAAAGAGAGTGATCTTAGGAGAAGAAAGCTTTATTTACGATGCCAATCATTTTTTAATTTCTTCAATAGAACTCCCTGTTATGGCAAATATTATGAAAGCCAGCAACGAGAAACCGTTTTTAGGGCTAGTTATGGAGTTAGATCTGCAAGAAATATCACAACTTATTGTTGATAGTGGAATAACATTTAGCTCAGATTCTAATGCCCAAAAAGGCATTGCTGTTGGTGAATTATCAGAACCTTTAGTCAATGCGTTTATTCGCTTACTCACTCTTCTTGATGAGCCTGATAGTATTAAAATTCTTGCTTCTGGTATAAAACGTGAAATTTTCTATCGTCTATTGATTACGGAGCAAGGTGAACGATTGAATCAAATTGTCACAGCAGGTAGCCATAGTCATCAAATAGCTAAAGCGATTGATTGGCTAAAAAGTAATTACATAAAACCATTAAATATCAATGAATTGGCTTCATGTTCAGGAATGAGTAAATCTGCTTTTTATACTCATTTTAAAACAATGACATCAATGACTCCGCTTCAATTCCAAAAAAAATTACGGCTCAGTGAAGCCCGCCGATTGATGTTAACTGAAAATTTAGGAGCAATGACAACTACTTTCCGAGTTGGTTATGAAAGCCCTTCTCAATTTAGTCGTGAATATAGCCGATTATTTGGAGCTCCACCGGCAACCGATATTAAGATGCTTAAAGAAACAAATCATATTTAACCGCTATAAAGTTTCTTATTCTCTCTATTACCAAATTTATATTATTCACAATCATCATTTTAGTTTTTTGGAAAAATAGGCAAGAGACTAAGAAGATCAGACATTCATTTCTAAATACAAAAGCGATAGCATTCTACTCAACAAATAATCCATTCCTATCTTATTTGAAGTTAAAAAATACAATAAACTTCAATTAGATAATCTTTAATCTGGCAATAGGATCTCATAATGCAACTCGATTTCTCTTACTATAATCCAACAACTATCCATTTTGGTAAGAATTCTCTTGCTAAATTGAATGATGAATTATCACATTATGGCGAAACAGTTATGCTGATGTATGGCCGAAACGCGATTAAATCTAATGGACTCTACGATGAAGTTATCGCGATACTCCGTCATGCTGGTAAAAATATTATTGAATTATCAGGTGTTATGCCAAACCCAACTTATAAAAAAATGATGGAAGGCGCTCAATTAGTTCGTGAACATAACGTCAGCTTAATTTTAGCCGTTGGTGGAGGCTCTGTCATTGATTGTGCTAAAGGGATCTCTGTTTCTGCTTACTGTGAAAATGAAGATCCATTTCAAAAATATTGGGTTGAATATCAAGAAGTTAAAAATAAAATTATTCCTGTTGCTTCAATTCTTACCATGGTAGGTACAGGCTCTGAAATGAATGGGGGTTCTGTTATTACACATGAAGACACAAAATATAAAATTGGCCGAGTATTTCCTGCCAATGTATTTCCTAAGTTTTCAATCTTAAATCCAGAATATACCTTTACTGTTTCTCAGTATCAGATGGTCAGTGGTGTATTTGATACCATGTCGCATTTGATGGAGCAGTATTTCTCTGATCAAGGTGCAAACACAACAGATTACTTAATTGAAAGTTTATTAAAATCTTCGATTGATAATTTACGTATCGCACTTAAAAATCCAAGTGATTACGAAGCAAGAAGTAATCTTATGTGGAATGCAACACTTGCACTAAATACCCTCACAGGATTATCAAAAACACAAGATTGGCAAGTCCATATGATTGAGCATCAATTAGGGGCTTATACAGACTGTGCACATGGAATGGGACTTGCTGCAATTTCTCTACCTTATTATCGTTTTATCTATAAATTTGGCATTGATAAATTTGTACGATTTGCAACTCAAGTCTGGGGTATTTCAACAGAAGGAAAAACACAAAATCAAATTGCACTTGAAGGTATTGATGCACTAGAACATTTCACAAAAGAGTGCGGTATTGTAACTTCATTAGAAGACTTAGGTGCAACAAGAGAGATGCTTCCTGAGATTGCGCAATCAACCACAATTATTGGTAGAGGATATAAAAAACTAACCACTAAAGATGTCCTCGATATTTTGGAAGCATGTTTTTAATTATCTATCAATACTCTTGTTAGCATCACCTTAGCCACTAAAATAAATTTCATATTTAGGCATGTAATAAATACGATGATTATCTAAGAAATAGTCATCGTATTATCAATAGCTCAACATTTGAACTTACCCCCTTCTTATTTCCTCTTCAAAAAGCAGATTAATTCTCTGATAAAGATGCCCCTACATGTCGAATAGCCTATAATCATAAATACATAATATGATTACAGCTGAAGTTATACTTTTCAGCAATGAACTTCTCTCATTCGAATATACATAAATCTAACTATGCCTAAAATATTAATAATACAAAGAGATAACATTGGTGATTTAATACTTACAACACCATTAATTGATACTCTTGCCCATGAATATAATACGAAAATAGATCTGCTCGTAAACTCTTACAATCAAGCGATTCTAGAAGGTAACCCTTCTGTTGGAAATATCCATGTGTACAGCAAGTTACATCATAAAAAATCAGGCCAGTCATCCTTAAAACTTATTCTTAGTCGCTTGAAAATTATTCTTGATATGCGTCGTCAACATTATGACGTTGCCATTATTGCTCGTGATCATTGGGCCAAAAGAGCATTACAATGGGCAAAATTATCAGGCGCTAAGCGTATTATCGCTATTGGCAATGACACACCTTCAGCAGTGACAGATCCAATTCCAACACCGTCTAATAAAGGTCATATCGCTGAGTTGTTCTGTCAACTAAGCCATCCTCTTGGAATAGAGAAAAAAGCAGGTCCTTTAAAGTTGTACGTCAAAAATGAAGAAATTGCTACAATTCGCTAACGTATTAAAATAACTGAAAATATTCCTATTTATGGATTACAAATTAGTTCACGCAAGCCACAACAACGTTGGCAAGCAGAAAAATTTATCGCGTTAGCGCACCAATTAACACAACGCGAAAAATGTCATATTCTTCTCTTTTGGTCGCCAGGCAGGAGCGATAATAAACTGCACCCTGGTGATGACGAAAAAGCACAATTTATTCTCGAACAGTGTAAAAATATTCCTATCACACCGCTGCCTACACAAAACCTTAGAGAATTAATGGCCGGTATGTCTTTATGTGATCAAATGCTAACTAGTGATGGGGGAGCATTACATATTTCAGTAGGTGTTGGTGTACCGACAGTAGCTATGTTTGGTAATAGTGATGCTGATTTTTGGGGGCCGTGGCATATAGCGAATGAAGTACTAAAAGCGCCTGAAAATAATGTAGAGCTTCTTACGGTAGACGACGTATTGGCTCGCTTTATTACACTAAGAAATAGAATTATTGCCTTAGACACTAAGAGTTAATCGGTGAACACTTAGACAAAACAATATCAAATATAAATCACCTTTATTGCCACAACTGATAAGGTGATTTTTTATTTTACACACTATCAAATTTACAAAACCATATTAGCTTAAGTGACTATAAGATAATGTGTTCAATTTAATTTTTACTTTTTGATAATAAACCACCCGTAAAATGGGTAGTTTGCTCTTGCCCTATAAAGGCTTGTTACCGACTGCGCCTAAATGACGCAGCTTTCTCTTCGTTCAAGCTAAGTGCCTTTGCTACCTTGGCTTACCCTTTGAAGGGGGTCACATACTCTTTACTACTCAATTTATCCAAGATTAAATCCGACTTTTCTTGCTCTCTGATATACTTCTGAATTGTGGCTTCATTGACCCCCTACTGTACATACATAGAACCCTTCCGCCCAAAACTTTCTGTTTTTTAAATGGGCGTGTCTATCGAAGGTCATTAGCGAACTTTTATCCTTCAAATATCCCATGAAACTTTAAATACCTATTTTTGGTGGAATACTCACTAACATATGAACATAATCTGGCATAAGATGACCTTCGATTATTTCCACTGCTTTATACTTACAAAGGTCTCTAAGGATCTCACCTATACTTAAACGAATATTATAAAAAATAACTTTCCGTCTATTTTTCGGCAAAAAGACAATATGGTATTTACACAGCCACTTTGTATGTGCTGAACTTTGTGCTTTAATGCCCATAAACACCTTTCCTTATTTAAGTTACGAATATTAGCTTGAACATCTATATCGTAACGGAAAGGTGTTTTTCTTGGTATAACCCTTGAATGCCACCCGCAAAGCAGGTGGTTTTATGTTTAAGACACTGATGCGACTTAAACTGGCTAAAGCCAAAATCAAAAAAATAGACCTCAATAAGGTCCACTTTTTATATGGTGCCTAAAAAAATTAGGCAATTAAATAATGATACAAACTTAATTCTATCGAATAATGTAAACGCAAATGCATTGATACAATAGAGTGTGTTTTTCCTCCATCGATCTCTGTTGCTTGCTCATCCATAATCGAATCTTCAACGATATCAGCTGGGCCTAAATAATAAAATTCTGTACCTTCAGAATCATCTTTTTTAATAAAAAAATGTATTACAGCTGTTTTATCTTTTTGAGATTGAAATATTTCAAGCATTGGTCCTGAATTTCGTGTTTGCTTAGACTTACTATACCATTTGATAAGATCTGGACTTAATATCTTATCTTCATAATGCACCTTGGAATTCAAATCTTCCGTTTTTTGATAAGTTGTGAAAATAGGCAGTGTGTTATGTTTAAGGCGATAACCATAAATAGTACTTGATTCGTCCTTATGCCAATTTAATAATCGACATATATCTTTTCTACTGTAACGCTCATACAGTTTTAATGGTGTAGATGAAGAGTATTTTTTATTTTTCGCTTTTGCTACATTTATAATATCTAAGAAGCGATTTTTAAACTCTTGATTACATTCTAATAGATTTTTTATTTCTGATGCCAGAATATAATTTTCTGATGCCTCATCATAAATAACTAAAGAAGATCCACCATACCTTTTTCGTTCAATCTCTCCCCAAAAATCATAATTCAATATTCTTTGGACAGAAATTATAGTTTCTACTGTATAACTAACTTGATTATCATCTAAAACTTTTAAATAATTAGCATGTAATAATGTAGATTGGATATATAAAGTTTCTAATAATAAAACCTCATGTAAGCGTTTACCATTTAATAACTCCCTCATTAAAAACAGCAAAACGGCATCCGCATACACCCCAAAAGTTTTTATGGGTTGTCCTTCCATTGAGGCAATAAAGTCATCATATGTTTTATATGAACTGGCTATAACACTAGGATCTACACTATTATTGGTAATAAAATCCAACAATAACGGGATACGGCCTATACGGTTTTTTAAATCAATGTAAGCCTTTTTGATGGATCGAACACTATCAAGTTTGACGGAAGAAATAGCCTTAAGCACTCTCTCCTGTGCTATTTTTTCAAAGCTAATATTACTCAAACCATATAAATTACCAGGATCAATAGCTGCTCGTCTGATACTTTCTTTATTCAATGAGTTATCACCCATCAAGGCTATTGGGATCAAATAGTTCTTCTGATAATTCCCTATAAAATCAATAACAACTAGATATTCTTTAGTTGGAAATTTGCGCAATCCTCTACCTAGTTGCTGAATGAATATGATGCTTGATTCCGTTTGTCTCATCATAATCACTTGATTTAAACATTGAATATCAATGCCTTCATTAAATATATCCACAACAAAAATATACTGAATTTCTCCAACTTCAAGCCGCTTAATAGTGTGTGCTCTATATTCCTGTGGATCTTCTCCCGACAATGCTACAGTTCTATAATTTCTATTATTGAATTCATCTGAAAGATCTCTTGCTTCATCTAGTGAACGACAAAATATTAAACCTTTGGGTGAATCACCTGAATACCCATAATATTCTATTTTTTCAATTAGAAAATCGACTCGCTCGTCACTAACTAAATGTTTCAGATTGGATAAATTATCAATTAATTCGCCATTAAGCTCATAATCCACCACGCCAAAATAATGAAAAGGCGCAACTAAATCCATTTCTAATGCGTCTTTCAAGCGGATCTCATATGCAACGTTATAGTTAAACATTTCAAAAATATTAAATCCATCTGTTCTTTCTGGCGTAGCAGTCATACCAAGTAAAAATTTCGGTTTAAAATAATCTAAAATTTTTTGATATGAAGTAGCACCAACTTTATGGACTTCATCAATAATAATATAATCAAAATAATCAGCTGAAAACTTATCTAAGTGTTCTGTCTGTGACAAAGTTTGTATTGTCGCAAAAAGATAATTAGCGTTTAAATTTTTTTGATTTCCCGAAAAGATACCATATTCAATCTCGGATGAAGCGGGAATAATTTTTTTAAAGCTTTCGGATGCCTTTAATAAAATTTGTTCTCTGTGTGCCAGAAACAGCATTCTCTTGGGTTTAGCATTTTGTATTTCAAAGGCAGATAAATATGTTTTACCACTTCCGGTAGCAGAAATAATAAGCGCTTTTTTTTTATCTTGATCTCTTAAAGCCTTAAGATTTAGCAAAGCATCTTGCTGCATTTTATTTGGTTTAATTATGTCTGTATTAACTACTTTAGATATTGAGTTATCTTGCGGGTATAGCTTGTTATTTTTCTGATATTCAATCGTATATTTATTGATAAAAACCAAATCTAATAATTCACTAGCTCCCCACTCATCTTCAAATATATCTCGTAATTTTTTATAGATATCACCATCTTGATAGCTCGTAATAGCAAGATTCCATTCATAATTTATCTTTAATGCATTTGCCGTTAGATTTGAGCTACCAATAATTGTAGTTGAGTAATTTTCATAATGAAAAAAATAGCCTTTGGCATGGAATCCCTGCTTTGTTGAAATCTTCACTTCTAAATTAGAGATTTTTAGTAATTCTTTAAATGTATCAGGATGGTTAAATGTTAAATAATCTGATGTTAGAAGTCGGCCAGTAATTCCTCTAAGAGACAAATCTGACAAGATTGTTTTAAGTAGAGATAAGCCCGATTTAGTCACAAAAGCGACCGCAATATCAAATGATTTTACATTTTTTAATCGATCAATAATGCCTGACAACAATTGATCATCATAACTTTGATTTGTAAAAACCTCAGCTTTAAGGTGATCTTTCGCTTGTATCTGATGATCTACAAAGCTGTGTAAAATAGACTGCTTAAAATCTTTATGCATTGCGACTCTCTTCTTTTAAGATTTTTTCAACAGCAGAGATATCAGCGGGGGCCCAATTTAAAGTTAGTAGCTCAGAAATAGGAGTCCACATTCCTTTTTCATGTTCGTATAATTGAATCTTTCCACTTTGAAGAACTGACTTATAAACACTTAAATTAACATTTATATTCTCATATTCGTGTAAATGAGTATCGATATGTGCTTGTACCAGTATTTCACATCCTAATTCTTCTTGAATTTCTCGTTTAAGTGCCTCTTCAGGAGTTTCACCGGGTTCGATTTTACCTCCAGGGAATTCCCATAATCCTGGCAAGCTCATTTTTTGAGATCTTAAGGCACAAAATATTTCATTTTTTTCGTTATACATTGCAGCTGCAACAACATAAATAGTTTTTTTAGTCATAAATCTGGAATACCTAATACAATATTTATTTGAATACCCTCAGTATATACATTTATTTACCATATATTCCTTATATTCATCTCTTTTTGAAAATTATTGAAAATAATTTTTTAAACAACAAAAATGGTCAATGGCTTAATTTCAAACAAGTAAGGATCATAGATCGCTCTGATAGTTGTGTAAGATTTTCTAATCCACTCCGATTTCTTTTTTATGCTATTCCTTCGGGTCATTCGAACTATTTACCTATCTCACTCTTGTATCTTATTTTCTCTAAGATCTCCGATGAATATCTGATGGATGCTAGAGCAACAGACACTGTTCAAAAATGCAGGATCCAAATAGAAATGATAGTTTGGGATATTGCTAATAGGGAGTCGAATGCAATACTCTGACGCGTACTCGATACTCATCAAAATGATGCTACTTTTAACTAAACAGCTAATAAAATATCCAGAGTAAGAATAATCGAAGGTGTGAATAGCTTATCCGGTGGAAGTGATTATTATGGATAAAGAATTTAATTTACTTTGGAATAGCAACCAAGCCATATCTAATATGGCTTTAAACAAATCTACCTATGTTTGATTGACCATCCAAATATGTTGCTAAAGATAGTCTTAATATCACTTTTTAGCAGCTTGTTGATTGATACGGTTAAAGTTTTTGCCGTACCAATATGAAAAGAAAAATATTATCCATAAAGAAAAAAACGGACCTCATTGAGGTCCGCTTTTTTATATGGTGCCCAGGGCGGGACTTGAACCCGCACAGCCTTACAGCCGAGGGATTTTAAATCCCTTGTGTCTACCGATTTCACCACCTGGGCTAAATTGTATTTACTTGTTACACTTAATACCCGTTTATCAAACAAGATAGATAACAAATAAATTTAAAGCATTCACTTCTAAACTAACTTTAGTTTTTACTCTTCTCTCACCAACTTGCTTGCTAATGGAAGAAAAAACGGACCTAACTTAAGGTCCGCTATTTGTATGGTGCCCAGGGCGGGACTTGAACCCGCACAGCCTTACAGCCGAGGGATTTTAAATCCCTTGTGTCTACCGATTTCACCACCTGGGCTAAATTCTGTGGTGCGTCCGTAAATTCTTATTACTAAGAGAGATACTGGTATGGACGACTTATTACTTACTTCTCAATGCCATTCACAATGGACTTTTTTGCACCAAACTCTTTATCTAAAAGAGATGGTGCCCAGGGCGGGACTTGAACCCGCACAGCCTTACAGCCGAGGGATTTTAAATCCCTTGTGTCTACCGATTTCACCACCTGGGCATTAATGGAGGCGCGTCCCGGAATCGAACCGAGGTACACGGATTTGCAATCCGCTGCATGACCACTCTGCCAACGCGCCTCAACTGCTCAATCTCATTAGAGATTGGAGCGGGAAACGAGACTCGAACTCGCGACCCCAACCTTGGCAAGGTTGTGCTCTACCAACTGAGCTATTCCCGCTTTACCGAACTTGCTGATTTACTTATTTATTTCCGTAAACCGTTGTGCCTTTCGATGCGTTGCATTCTACTGATTTCCTGAATCTAGTCAACACTATATTTGCATCTTTTTGACTGTTCGGTGAATTTTCAGTCATTTCGATCAACCTTCGCGCAAATCTGACCATGCAGCGCTCAAATATTGAAACATTGACCAGAATGTCAACACAGTTGCAATATATAATAAAGCGAATCCAAACCACTCCGCTTCAACAGTAGGACGCCATAATAACACAACCAGTGAACCCATTTGTGCGGTTGTCTTCACTTTTCCTATCCAAGAAACTGCAACACTATTACGCTTTCCTAATTCAGCCATCCATTCTCTTAGTGAAGAAATGATAATTTCACGAGCAATCATGGTTGCTGCGGGTAAGGTTATCCACCACTCATGATAGTATTCAGTAATTAAAACAAGTGCTGTTGCAACCATTACTTTATCCGCTACTGGGTCAAGAAAAGCCCCGAAGCGAGTAGTTTGTTTCCATCTACGTGCTAAAAAACCATCAAACCAGTCAGTTGCAGCTGCTACCATAAAAATAATAGCGCAGACTAAGGGAGCATCTTTGAATGGTAAATAAAACACCAAAACAAAGAATGGGATTAATGCGACACGAAATAGAGTTAGCCAAGTTGGGATATTTAGTTGCATAGCGTTCTACACGACCTAGAAAAGTGAGAGTTATTAATATGGTGCATCAATACACTTAGTGTTTCAACGCATTAAAAATTTTTTCTGCTAATGCAGTCGAAATTGTGGGGACTTTCGCAATTTCTTCAACACTTGCGTCTCGCAAAGCTTGTAGCCCTCCCATATATTTCAACAACATTTGACGACGTTTAGGCCCTACACCTTCAATAGATTCTAACGAACTAGTATTTTTCACTTTTGCTCTACGCTGACGATGTCCAGTTATTGCATGACGATGCGATTCATCACGAATATGTTGGATCAAATGCAACGCAGGTGAATCCGAAGGTAATGCCATCCCTTCACCTTCTGGCACAAAAAACAAGGTTTCAAGCCCTGCTTTACGATCACTCCCTTTTGCGACACCTA
Protein-coding sequences here:
- a CDS encoding class I SAM-dependent methyltransferase, whose protein sequence is MDNQTTTQYMSQEPSKAGHTFLASLGKTRLRPGGVEASDWLINNAHFTSSSHVLEIACNMATTSIEIAKKYGCHIIAIDMDDNALSQAQKNVDSAQLSHLIQLTKANALSLPFPDNTFDIVINEAMLTMYADKAKTKLVKEYYRVLKPGGLLLTHDIMKKNDDVNRKKLIDIVKSNVAPMFQQEWHDLFINVGFSEVKIKSGNMSLMSPIGLIRDEGLFRTAKIIKNGLINKKNRSRFLSMFRFFRENRHVLNYIACCSKK
- the copM gene encoding CopM family metallochaperone; this encodes MKKFLPAAVILMSAISFGAMANNTHMNMDASHNSSPMQKELNESMNKMHADMAKGMNTDNADVAFADGMIAHHLGAIDMAKIELKYGTDPEMRKLAQAIIDAQGPEIEQMQKWLEKNKTNK
- a CDS encoding AraC family transcriptional regulator; translation: MNNLKNMALLTQKLAMQIKKWTHDTNQFETPIPGLTLTHWTSPTPITSHTHKSGICLIAQGEKRVILGEESFIYDANHFLISSIELPVMANIMKASNEKPFLGLVMELDLQEISQLIVDSGITFSSDSNAQKGIAVGELSEPLVNAFIRLLTLLDEPDSIKILASGIKREIFYRLLITEQGERLNQIVTAGSHSHQIAKAIDWLKSNYIKPLNINELASCSGMSKSAFYTHFKTMTSMTPLQFQKKLRLSEARRLMLTENLGAMTTTFRVGYESPSQFSREYSRLFGAPPATDIKMLKETNHI
- a CDS encoding iron-containing alcohol dehydrogenase, coding for MQLDFSYYNPTTIHFGKNSLAKLNDELSHYGETVMLMYGRNAIKSNGLYDEVIAILRHAGKNIIELSGVMPNPTYKKMMEGAQLVREHNVSLILAVGGGSVIDCAKGISVSAYCENEDPFQKYWVEYQEVKNKIIPVASILTMVGTGSEMNGGSVITHEDTKYKIGRVFPANVFPKFSILNPEYTFTVSQYQMVSGVFDTMSHLMEQYFSDQGANTTDYLIESLLKSSIDNLRIALKNPSDYEARSNLMWNATLALNTLTGLSKTQDWQVHMIEHQLGAYTDCAHGMGLAAISLPYYRFIYKFGIDKFVRFATQVWGISTEGKTQNQIALEGIDALEHFTKECGIVTSLEDLGATREMLPEIAQSTTIIGRGYKKLTTKDVLDILEACF
- a CDS encoding glycosyltransferase family 9 protein, translated to MYSKLHHKKSGQSSLKLILSRLKIILDMRRQHYDVAIIARDHWAKRALQWAKLSGAKRIIAIGNDTPSAVTDPIPTPSNKGHIAELFCQLSHPLGIEKKAGPLKLYVKNEEIATIR
- a CDS encoding glycosyltransferase family 9 protein, encoding MSSRKPQQRWQAEKFIALAHQLTQREKCHILLFWSPGRSDNKLHPGDDEKAQFILEQCKNIPITPLPTQNLRELMAGMSLCDQMLTSDGGALHISVGVGVPTVAMFGNSDADFWGPWHIANEVLKAPENNVELLTVDDVLARFITLRNRIIALDTKS
- a CDS encoding DUF3427 domain-containing protein, which codes for MHKDFKQSILHSFVDHQIQAKDHLKAEVFTNQSYDDQLLSGIIDRLKNVKSFDIAVAFVTKSGLSLLKTILSDLSLRGITGRLLTSDYLTFNHPDTFKELLKISNLEVKISTKQGFHAKGYFFHYENYSTTIIGSSNLTANALKINYEWNLAITSYQDGDIYKKLRDIFEDEWGASELLDLVFINKYTIEYQKNNKLYPQDNSISKVVNTDIIKPNKMQQDALLNLKALRDQDKKKALIISATGSGKTYLSAFEIQNAKPKRMLFLAHREQILLKASESFKKIIPASSEIEYGIFSGNQKNLNANYLFATIQTLSQTEHLDKFSADYFDYIIIDEVHKVGATSYQKILDYFKPKFLLGMTATPERTDGFNIFEMFNYNVAYEIRLKDALEMDLVAPFHYFGVVDYELNGELIDNLSNLKHLVSDERVDFLIEKIEYYGYSGDSPKGLIFCRSLDEARDLSDEFNNRNYRTVALSGEDPQEYRAHTIKRLEVGEIQYIFVVDIFNEGIDIQCLNQVIMMRQTESSIIFIQQLGRGLRKFPTKEYLVVIDFIGNYQKNYLIPIALMGDNSLNKESIRRAAIDPGNLYGLSNISFEKIAQERVLKAISSVKLDSVRSIKKAYIDLKNRIGRIPLLLDFITNNSVDPSVIASSYKTYDDFIASMEGQPIKTFGVYADAVLLFLMRELLNGKRLHEVLLLETLYIQSTLLHANYLKVLDDNQVSYTVETIISVQRILNYDFWGEIERKRYGGSSLVIYDEASENYILASEIKNLLECNQEFKNRFLDIINVAKAKNKKYSSSTPLKLYERYSRKDICRLLNWHKDESSTIYGYRLKHNTLPIFTTYQKTEDLNSKVHYEDKILSPDLIKWYSKSKQTRNSGPMLEIFQSQKDKTAVIHFFIKKDDSEGTEFYYLGPADIVEDSIMDEQATEIDGGKTHSIVSMHLRLHYSIELSLYHYLIA